The sequence GAGCTGTGCGGGTACGGGGACGGGCTCGGCGTCCGTGCCGTCGACGAGCTCGGCCTGGAGGCCCTGTTCGCGCAGGAAGCCGATCGGCACGACGTTCTCCTCGAACCGGCCGGGCAGTTCGATGCGCATGCGGCCGATCTGCCGGCCGCCGACGGTGTCCATCGCGGCGCCCAGGATCGAGATGTCGATGTTGTACGTACGGGAGAGCTGCGAGATCACCGGGCGGGCGGCGGCCTCGCCGTGGAAGGTGACGTCGACGACGGTGCGGTCCGGTGCGGAGGCGGTGCCGCCGACGGGGAACAGCTCGTGGGCCAGCTCGGAGCCGGGGGTGGCGAGGAGTTCGCCGACGGTGCCGGACTCGACGATCCGTCCGCCCCGCATCAGCGCGGCGGAGTCGCAGATCGTCTTGACGACGTCCATCTCGTGCGTGATGAGCAGGACGGTGAGGCCGAGCTGCTGGTTGAGGTCGCGCAGGAGCTGGAGGATGGAGCGGGTGGTCTCGGGGTCCAGGGCGGAGGTCGCCTCGTCGGAGAGGAGCACCTTGGGGTCGCCGGCGAGGGCGCGGGCGATCCCGACGCGCTGCTTCTGGCCGCCGGAGAGCTGACCGGGGTAGGCCTTGGCCTTGTCGGCGAGGCCGACCAGGTCGAGGAGTTCGAGGGCCTTGCGGGAGCGCTCGCGGCCGGTGACGCCGAGGATCTCCAGCGGGAGTTCGACGTTGCGCTGCACGGTGCGGGAGGCCAGCAGGTTGAAGTGCTGGAAGACCATGCCGATACGGCTGCGCGCCTCGCGCAGCTCCTTGCCGGCCCGGCGGCCCCGGCCCGCGAGGGCGGTGAGGTCCTGGCCGGCCACGGTCACGGTGCCCGAGGTGGGGCGCTCCAGGAGGTTGACGCAGCGGATCAGCGAGGATTTGCCGGCGCCGCTGCGGCCGATGACGCCGTACACCTCGCCCTCGCGGACGTGCAGGTCGACGCCGTCCAGGGCGGTGACCTCGCGGTCGCGCGACTGGTAGACCTTTGTGAGGCCCGTCGTGGTGATCACAGGATTTCCGTCACTGTCGAGTGCGCGGCGCGGTGTCCGCCGGGCACGGGGCATGCGTCCGGGGGTGATCCGGACGTTTCGATCGGACGTTTCCGAGCGGTCTCCCGGGGGGGCCGGGCGCGGCGGTCACCGCGGGCCGGGGCCCGTGCGGGCTCGTTCCGCCGGGTGCGGACAAACCAGGGGGGAGGGTTCTCGCTTCGGGGCGCGAGGCTCGGTCGTGGGCCCTCAGAAGGCGCGCATTCGACACATACAACGAGCACCGGGCGTCGTGATCGCCTCGGTCGCAAGGGTGCGGCTGCTCGTCGTGGTCATGGGCACAAGTAAAACAGACGTGAGCTTGCGGCCGGACCGATTGTCCGGATAGCGGACAGCGGTGGATGGTGCGGCGCCTGCACCCCGTATCGGCCGACGCATTCCGGCCACACCGCTCTGACCTGCACCGATGTGGCCGCCACCGGCCCCGTGCGGCTGTCTCCACGGCGACCGGGGCCGGTGCGCGCTGTGGTCAAGGCCACGACCACCCGCTCCTGACGGCCGCCCGGGGCGCGGGGGCGCAGACGGCGGGCGGGGCGCCCCGTAATACCCTCGGCTCATGCTCGACGCCCTGACGGTCGCGGTCGCCGCGGCCGCCCTCGCCCTCGCCGCCTGGTGCGGATACGCCGCCTACCGGGACCAGCCCACCAAGGACTGGCACTTCATCGGCATGGCCGTCGTCTCGCTGCTGGCCCTGGCGCAGCTGGTCGTGGGAATCGTGCAGCTGGCCCGCGGCGAGCGGCCCGAGCAGGGCATGACCATCTTCATCGCCTATCTGGCCGGGGCGTTCCTCGCCGTGCCGGCGGCGGGGTTCCTGTCGCTGAGCGAGCGGACCCGCTGGGGTTCGGTGACGGTGGCCGCGGGCGCGGTCGTCCTGGCCGTCCTCGAAGTACGGCTCTACGACATCTGGGGAAGCTGACCGTGACCGACACCGACACCACGCAGGCGACGGCCGGCGGCGAGAAGCGGCCCTTCGACCTCGGCACCGGTCCCGGCCGCGTCCTGGTCTGGTTCTACGGCGTGTTCACCGTGGCGGCGGCGTCCCGCTCGATCGTCCAGATGATCCTGGACTTCGGCCGCGCGCCCCTGGCCTATGTGCTGTCGGCGGTGGCCGCGCTGGTGTACGGCTTCATCACGTACTCGCTGGTGCGCGGCGGCGAACGGGCGCGCCGCACCGCGCTGGTGTGCTGCGCCGCCGAGCTGGTCGGCGTGCTGGTCGTGGGGACGTGGACGCTGGTGGAGCCGTCCGCGTTCGCCGACTCGACCGTGTGGTCGTACTGCGGCCGGGACTACCTGTTCATCCCCGTGATCCTGCCGGTCACCGGGATGATGTGGCTGCGCCGCGCCCGTACCGCGTAACGGCGGGGCGCGGCGTACGGCTAAGCGCTGGCCACGTACGCGGTCGTGGCCGGGGCCTCCTTCTCCAGCAGGATCATCATGA is a genomic window of Streptomyces sp. NBC_00708 containing:
- a CDS encoding ATP-binding cassette domain-containing protein, whose translation is MITTTGLTKVYQSRDREVTALDGVDLHVREGEVYGVIGRSGAGKSSLIRCVNLLERPTSGTVTVAGQDLTALAGRGRRAGKELREARSRIGMVFQHFNLLASRTVQRNVELPLEILGVTGRERSRKALELLDLVGLADKAKAYPGQLSGGQKQRVGIARALAGDPKVLLSDEATSALDPETTRSILQLLRDLNQQLGLTVLLITHEMDVVKTICDSAALMRGGRIVESGTVGELLATPGSELAHELFPVGGTASAPDRTVVDVTFHGEAAARPVISQLSRTYNIDISILGAAMDTVGGRQIGRMRIELPGRFEENVVPIGFLREQGLQAELVDGTDAEPVPVPAQLTKEVAK